The following is a genomic window from Sinorhizobium fredii NGR234.
GCGCGGACTGTTCTGGCTCGCTTGCGCAGAAATCCGCCGCTTTCAGGATGGCGCGGAGGGCGCGTTTGGTGGCCACCGGATACGCGCGGACGAACTCCCGGTTGCCGGCCAGCATGCAGCAGAAGTATTGCGACCAGGGCCGGTCCACCGTGCTGCTGATCACCACATGGCCGATCTGCCGCTCCCGCATCTCCTGCGGTTCGGGGGGAAAGCCCAGGTAAGCATCGATCTTCCCCTCACTCAGGAGCCGGATGGACTCGGGTCCCGGATGCGTGACGAAGTGTATGTCCTTATGGAGATCCAGGCCCACATAGGCTGTTATACTGGCGAGAAAGACGTATCGGCTGGAATCCAGCGTCGGCACGGCAACAGTCTTCCCCTTGAGGTCGCGGATCGCCTGGACGCGATCGGTCCCGAACAGCTCAAAGCAGCCGACGTGGAGTCCTGCCAGGATGACGATGGGATCCCCCGCCTCCAGGTGGAGAAGGAGCGGGGCAGCGAAATGCCCATTGAGGTCGGCTTCGCCGGAGGCGAGGGCCGGCGCGATGTCTGCGGTCCCCTCTTTCTGGAGGTAGCGCACGTCGGTGAACCCTTCGCTGCGCAGCAGTTCTTCGGCCACATACTGGGGGGCCTGACAGATGCTGGGAATCCGGACGAGCGTGATCCGCGTCGTTTCCGCCGGTGGTTCGGCCCACGCCTTTGTCGCCTTTCCGAAAAAGCTCACAGCGCCGGCCGCTGCGGCGCCCGCGACGAAAGTGCGGCGATTCTGAATGATCTGCATCGGACGCTCCTCTCCCCAAATTGCCAAACGGCAAGTCTGGCCGGAACCGAGCAGGACGTATCCCGATTAGAAGCGCACGCGGCGCAGATCGAACAGCGCCTTTTCCTGATACGAGGGTTTGCGCTCTCAGATCACGATGATTTTAGGCCGGATCGACCTAAAATCATGAGCGTGATCGATTCTAACAGGTTAGAGCGGGATGCGGGCGGAAAACCGCACACATTTTTCCTCATCCCGCTCTTGTCGCTGGCCCGTGAGATCCCAGCCGGAAATGCGAAAGGATACGCCCTCCGGAGATTACTACGCTGCGTCTGCCGAAGACCTTCAGAGCTCTTTTCGAGGCGACCTCCTGGAACAGACGCACATTCTCGATCGCGATCGCCGCCTGGTATGTCGCGGCTGCGTTGTTGCGTGCCGAAGGGTTTACCTTCGTTCGGAACAACCCTGTAGCCACCAAGCGCGTGTTGCGCGCCATTCTCGGCGACGGCATTCTTGTCGTTTTCAACGATCCGGCCGTCCTGCCGAGAAATCCAACGGCGCCGGCTGCCGCTGCGCGCGTCAAAAAAGAGCGGCGGTTCTGTGCAAGGCCTCGGTTCAACGCCGCACGTGTTCGTGACCAGCATGGCTGCCTATGTCGGGCTTGACTGGACTTCGTGGTCGACTCTTGTCCAGCCGAGAGTTGGACCATGACGTCAGCAGCGCCAAGAAGGCGGCAAAGAGCGGCTCGGTTATCATCACGAGTCGCGGCAAGCCCTCCCATGTCCTGATGACCTATGATGAATTCGAGCGCTTACGCGGCAGGCACCGCAGCCTTGTCGACGCTCTCGCTATGCCGGGGCTCTCGGCAATCGATTTCGAGCCGCACCGCGTTGAAATCAGACCGCGCGACGTGGATTTGTCTTGAAACACCTGCTCGATACCAACGTCGTTTCCGAACTTCGCAAGTTCGAAACCCCGCGGACGCCGCTGATTGCTTTCGTCTCGGATCCCATAGGACGCGCGTCGAGCCAGCGAAGCAGGATTGGCAGGCCTCCGACCACGCCCTTAAGATTATAAATCGGGATTTTCATTCAGTCTCAGACGTGTATGACGCCGTTGTCCTCGCTGTCCCAATATTGAATGCGGTCGCCATGGACCTTGATCAGGACAAGACCCGGTGTCTCGACGCCCTGCGCAAACCAGCGCTCCAGATCGGCGACCCAGTGCTCTTGGAACTGCGCCTTGTCGCGAATGAGGGTCGCAGCGCCCTCGATAGAGATGAAGATCCCGGGCTTGCCGAGAAGGCTCGGCGGCTCGGCGAAGGCGAGCGTGATCCGGGGGTCGCGGATGATGTCCGATACCTTGTGGGTGTCTTCAAAAGAAAAGAACCAGGAGTCACCGTCATATTCGACATCACCATTGTTGCTCATCGGCCGGTTGGCGATGGCGCCTGAGCTCGCTTTTGTCGCCATCATGCAGAAATCGATTTTCTTGAGTTTCCTGGCGATATCGCGAAGCGTAAGCGAGGACATGGAAAGACCTTTCCGAAACGTGGGTAGGGTTGAGGCGGACCGGACAGGTGAGCCCGGTTGACAAGGCCCGCGCGCAACAGGGAATGGGGAAGCGGCGGAGAAGGTTCCTTCGCTTGGTCTACCGTCCCGCGGTGATTTTCGCTGCATGGCCGGAACCAAGCCGCCCTCGGGTTTCGAGAATTCCCCGCTCGACATCGACACGGTTCCCGTCGGTTGTCGATTTGGACGAAATGCCTCCATCGCCATACGGTGTAACTGGGTCGGCAGAGATAGATGGGTGTCTCGTACGGACGGATCGATGTAGTAAGGGAACGATTCTCCCTTAAACCTGCAGGCATATGGAAACGTCGCTTTATCTGCCCATCAAAGGTTTTCTCGAAAAGGCAGGTTACGTCGTCAAGGGCGAAGTCGGCGGCTGCGATCTCGTCGGCTTGAGCGATGACGATCCGCCTGTGGTGGTGATCTGCGAGTTGAAGCTGAGCTTCAATCTGGAGCTCATACTGCAAGCTGTCGATCGCGCAGCGATCGCGGACGAGGTCTGGATCGCGGCGCGCGTCTCGGCCAAGGGCAAAGGTCGGGAGGCCGACAAGCGCTACCGCGACCTCTGCCGCAGGCTCGGGATCGGCATGCTCGGCATTTCGGATGCCGGCGAGGTCAGCGTTATCGTCGGTTCCGTATCGCCGATGCCACGAACCAATCCGAAACGGCGTTCGAGGCTTATGCGCGAACACCAGAGGCGACGCGGCGATCCGGCCGTAGGCGGAAGCACACGCACGCCAGTCATGACCGCGTACCGTCAGCAGGCGCTCGGCTGTGCGGCAGCGCTGGCGTCAGGACCGCTGCGCGTGCGTGAAATCAGATGCCGCGTACCGGATGCCGGGAAGATCTTGCTTTCCAATGTCTATGGCTGGTTTGAACGGCTTGACAGAGGCGTCTACGGCTTGACCGATGCTGGACGGGAGGCACTGCAGCGGTGGCCGCAGCAAGACGTGCCGGCAACGATCGCCGTCCCAGCCTGAGTTGTATCCCACGAGAGAGGTTTGCTGCCCCATCGATGGCATGGCCTGGAGTTCGACTGCGCCCAAGGCGACGGGCCGGTTCTCGAAAGGGTGGCTACAGACCGGTTTGCGCCTGCAAAAGTCCTTCACCGTCGGCGTGATAGCCGATATCGGCGACCGTTCCATCGGGCAGCGTGCCGTCCTTTCAGGTCGAAACTCATCTTTCGCCTTTCTGGTACGGGATCATCAAAGCCTTGGGATAGGTGGCGCGGCGTGCGACCAGGATCAGCGCCAGGATCGAGAGCGCATAGGGCATCATCAGGAAAGCCTGATAGGGCACGATGCCGCCCGATATCTGCTGCAGACGAACCTGATAGGCATCGAAGGCGGCGAACAGGATGGCGCCGATCAGCGCCTTTCCCGGCCGCCAGGAGCCGAAGACGACCAGCGCGATGCAAATCCAGCCGCGTCCATTGATCATCTGGAAGAAGAAGGAATTGAAGGCCGAGGTGGTGAGAAAGGCGCCGCCGACCGCCATCAGCGCGCTCCCTACGGCGACGGCGCCCATGCGGATGCCGGTGACGGAAATGCCCTGCGCCTCGACCGCCGACGGGTTTTCGCCGGCAGCGCGAACGGCGAGGCCGATGGGTGTGCGATAGAGGATCCAGGCGACGGCTGCGACTGATACAAATGCGAGGTAGGTCAGCGGCGTCTGGGTAAACAGCGCCTCGCCAACAACGGGAATGCTGGACAGGCCGGGGAGCGGCAGGGGCTGGAACGGCTCGATCTTGGGCGGCGACGTCACCTCGGGTAGCGCAAGACGATAGATGAAATAGGTAAGGCTCGTGGCAAGCAGCGTAACGCCGATGCCGACGACGTGTTGTGACAGGCCGAGCGGTACCGTGAGCGTGGCGTGCAGCAGGCCGAACATGGCGCCGACAAGGGCAGCGACCAGCAAGCCGGCCCAAAGATCGCCGCCGGAATATACGGTGAACCACCCGGCGAAAGCGCCTGCCGTCATGATCCCCTCGATGCCGAGGTTGAGGACGCCGGCGCGCTCGCAGATCAACTCGCCCATGGTCGCGAAGATCAGCGGGGACGCTATGCGGATGGCGGCAACCCAGAAGGAGGCGGTGAAGAGGATTTCAAGCGCGTCCATGTCACCTCCACCTGATCCAGAATCGCGTCAGAAGGATCGCGACAACCATCGTCAGCAGCGAGGTGGCAACCATGACATCGGCGATGTAACTCGGCACCTTTGCCGCACGGCTCATGG
Proteins encoded in this region:
- a CDS encoding ABC transporter permease, coding for MDALEILFTASFWVAAIRIASPLIFATMGELICERAGVLNLGIEGIMTAGAFAGWFTVYSGGDLWAGLLVAALVGAMFGLLHATLTVPLGLSQHVVGIGVTLLATSLTYFIYRLALPEVTSPPKIEPFQPLPLPGLSSIPVVGEALFTQTPLTYLAFVSVAAVAWILYRTPIGLAVRAAGENPSAVEAQGISVTGIRMGAVAVGSALMAVGGAFLTTSAFNSFFFQMINGRGWICIALVVFGSWRPGKALIGAILFAAFDAYQVRLQQISGGIVPYQAFLMMPYALSILALILVARRATYPKALMIPYQKGER
- a CDS encoding DUF2161 domain-containing phosphodiesterase; protein product: METSLYLPIKGFLEKAGYVVKGEVGGCDLVGLSDDDPPVVVICELKLSFNLELILQAVDRAAIADEVWIAARVSAKGKGREADKRYRDLCRRLGIGMLGISDAGEVSVIVGSVSPMPRTNPKRRSRLMREHQRRRGDPAVGGSTRTPVMTAYRQQALGCAAALASGPLRVREIRCRVPDAGKILLSNVYGWFERLDRGVYGLTDAGREALQRWPQQDVPATIAVPA
- a CDS encoding twin-arginine translocation signal domain-containing protein, translated to MVQLSAGQESTTKSSQARHRQPCWSRTRAALNRGLAQNRRSFLTRAAAAGAVGFLGRTAGSLKTTRMPSPRMARNTRLVATGLFRTKVNPSARNNAAATYQAAIAIENVRLFQEVASKRALKVFGRRSVVISGGRILSHFRLGSHGPATRAG
- a CDS encoding pyridoxamine 5'-phosphate oxidase family protein, whose translation is MSSLTLRDIARKLKKIDFCMMATKASSGAIANRPMSNNGDVEYDGDSWFFSFEDTHKVSDIIRDPRITLAFAEPPSLLGKPGIFISIEGAATLIRDKAQFQEHWVADLERWFAQGVETPGLVLIKVHGDRIQYWDSEDNGVIHV
- a CDS encoding ABC transporter substrate-binding protein, with product MQIIQNRRTFVAGAAAAGAVSFFGKATKAWAEPPAETTRITLVRIPSICQAPQYVAEELLRSEGFTDVRYLQKEGTADIAPALASGEADLNGHFAAPLLLHLEAGDPIVILAGLHVGCFELFGTDRVQAIRDLKGKTVAVPTLDSSRYVFLASITAYVGLDLHKDIHFVTHPGPESIRLLSEGKIDAYLGFPPEPQEMRERQIGHVVISSTVDRPWSQYFCCMLAGNREFVRAYPVATKRALRAILKAADFCASEPEQSAQFMVEQGYAKRYDHALQVVKALPYGWREYSAEDTLRFYALRLHEVGMLKSSPEKLLAQGTDWRFLNELKKELKS
- a CDS encoding type II toxin-antitoxin system prevent-host-death family antitoxin, with amino-acid sequence MSGLTGLRGRLLSSRELDHDVSSAKKAAKSGSVIITSRGKPSHVLMTYDEFERLRGRHRSLVDALAMPGLSAIDFEPHRVEIRPRDVDLS